The nucleotide window GATCAAGTCGGTGGACCGGTTCGACCCGGACCGCGGTGTGGAGTTCTCGACGTACGCGACCCCGACGGTGGTCGGGGAGATCAAGCGCCACTTCCGTGACAAGGGCTGGGCCGTACGGGTGCCCCGGCGCCTCCAGGAGCTGCGGCTCTCGCTGACCACGGCCACCGCCGAGCTCTCCCAGCAGCACGGCCGTTCCCCGACGGTCCACGAGCTGGCCGAGCGGCTGGGCATCTCCGAGGAAGAGGTGCTGGAGGGCCTTGAATCGGCCAATGCCTACAGCACTCTGTCGCTGGACGTCCCGGACACGGACGACGAGTCCCCCGCGGTCGCGGACACGCTGGGCTCGGAGGACGAGGCGCTGGAGGGCGTCGAGTACCGCGAGTCGCTGAAGCCGCTGCTGGAGGACCTGCCGCCGCGGGAGAAGCGCATTCTGCTGCTGCGCTTCTTCGGGAACATGACCCAGTCGCAGATCGCACAGGAGGTCGGCATCTCCCAGATGCACGTCTCACGACTGCTGGCCCGCACGCTCGCACAACTGCGTGAGCGCCTACTCGTCGAGGAGTAGTGCAGGGCCCGGCCGCCCGGGCCCTGGAAGCCGTTCCCGGGCGGCCGGGCTCAGGCCCCGGGGGTCGTACGCGGTCCCCGGATGCCCAGCGCCCGTGTGGTCGCCGGGTTCAGCAGCAGGACGAGCGCCGTCACGGCGACGGCCGCCAGCGCCATGCCGGCGGGGATGAGCGCGCCCTGGGAGCGCAGCAGCGTCCAGGCGACCGGCAGCGCCATCAGCTGGGTGACGAGCGCGGGCCCCCGGCTC belongs to Streptomyces finlayi and includes:
- a CDS encoding RNA polymerase sigma factor SigF; this translates as MRDETIRPGVVPATGIPEQQARPHPVDGANGTQGRTAAVEQSQAERTVQMSEHGHHDPRDRSAARALFIELRELPDGSPQKAELRNRLVRMHLPLVEHLARRFRNRGEPLDDLTQVATIGLIKSVDRFDPDRGVEFSTYATPTVVGEIKRHFRDKGWAVRVPRRLQELRLSLTTATAELSQQHGRSPTVHELAERLGISEEEVLEGLESANAYSTLSLDVPDTDDESPAVADTLGSEDEALEGVEYRESLKPLLEDLPPREKRILLLRFFGNMTQSQIAQEVGISQMHVSRLLARTLAQLRERLLVEE